In a single window of the Nocardioides sp. L-11A genome:
- a CDS encoding 3-oxoacyl-ACP reductase family protein: MTVTDLFRLDGKVAVVTGASSGLGVDFAKALAEAGADVALGARRVDRLADTAALVEAAGRRAVSVATDVADPASCQALVDAAVAELGRVDILVNNAGVGTAVPATRETPDEFRQVIDINLNGSYWMAQACGRVMAPGSSIINISSVLGITTAGLPQAAYAASKAGVIGLTRDLAQQWTGRKGIRVNAIAPGFFASEMTDSYPPGYLDAQKQRIPAGRKGDARELAATVVFLASDAAGYVTGQTLAVDGGLTIT; the protein is encoded by the coding sequence ATGACCGTTACCGACCTCTTCCGCCTCGACGGCAAGGTCGCCGTCGTGACCGGCGCCAGCTCCGGCCTGGGCGTCGACTTCGCCAAGGCGCTCGCCGAGGCCGGCGCCGACGTCGCCCTCGGCGCCCGGCGCGTCGACCGTCTCGCCGACACCGCAGCCCTCGTCGAGGCCGCCGGCCGCCGCGCCGTCAGTGTGGCGACCGACGTCGCCGACCCCGCGTCCTGTCAGGCCCTCGTCGACGCAGCCGTCGCCGAGCTCGGCCGGGTGGACATCCTGGTCAACAACGCAGGGGTCGGCACCGCCGTACCCGCGACGCGCGAGACGCCGGACGAGTTCCGGCAGGTCATCGACATCAACCTCAACGGCAGCTACTGGATGGCCCAGGCCTGCGGTCGGGTGATGGCACCGGGCTCGAGCATCATCAACATCTCCTCGGTCCTCGGCATCACCACGGCCGGCCTCCCCCAGGCCGCGTACGCCGCGTCCAAGGCCGGTGTCATCGGCCTGACCCGCGACCTCGCGCAGCAGTGGACGGGACGCAAAGGCATCCGGGTCAACGCGATCGCGCCGGGCTTCTTCGCCTCCGAGATGACCGACAGCTATCCGCCGGGCTATCTCGACGCGCAGAAGCAGCGGATCCCCGCCGGCCGCAAGGGCGACGCCCGCGAGCTGGCCGCGACCGTGGTCTTCCTCGCCTCCGACGCGGCCGGCTACGTCACCGGCCAGACCCTCGCCGTCGACGGCGGGCTCACCATCACCTGA